In Aspergillus fumigatus Af293 chromosome 2, whole genome shotgun sequence, a genomic segment contains:
- a CDS encoding bZIP transcription factor yields the protein MALAQLLSYPLETSNLATDGTWQKPQDPDLRAERMGPPLSFHHSDLIGGCVWAESGEGGGYVREEKRLEGREFEPLKLAREYWKGIWGVLSVKASVVPEVSMSRQVADVNQLPILAAPRVLYYVHSLLLSRLAQLLLISIIAVIYQDTEYRMASENGGVLHWGTSDRKEKRKPSRRDPEKRRQQNAQAQRKYRKALLSDSGTDTHHLLGEKLRKRLDQLEAIAASGAPAFSTQGTPATATRPPEGATGDSSSCALLDSSIIKFPAYGILDIPVSSSSAVIPEECQFPQELENSLSALSPWDLATDPQSNDDHSWLRVWDSTKFVHPSLLICDIKKDSHCPYWTATVSCGCSTPHVQIRTQGPDPSCYGDIKILSIEPGAPAADPCASQLRIETVCTISALHAIGTHVGITEELICADDSLSPFFRFTVDSADDTAKNDMICAVQRIFTTLKPDLRPTKEQITIRHHPFIDILPSPTLRKNLIKHQDELDEDEFFHDMLIGLVCWGGAGVGRRDRNLSTSYASTGTPWDVRSWEARDWFIKKYWRLLGGEDGELVRQSEWWRSIRGEDSLDVEARQVTEAT from the exons ATGGCCTTGGCCCAGCTTCTGAGCTATCCTCTTGAAACATCCAACTTGGCAACCGACGGAACCTGGCAAAAGCCCCAGGACCCGGACCTGAGAGCCGAGCGGATG GGACCCCCACTCAGCTTTCACCACAGTGACCTCATCGGGGGTTGCGTCTGGGCGGAGAGTGGCGAGGGTGGTGGTTATGtaagggaggagaagag ACTAGAGGGAAGGGAATTTGAACCTTTGAAGCTCGCGCGGGAATACTGGAAAGGTATTTGGGGAGTGTTAAGTGTCAAAGCATCAGTGGTGCCTGAGGTGTCAATGTCAAGGCAAGTGGCCGACGTCAACCAGCTGCCTATTCTGGCCGCGCCTCGTGTTCTTTACTACGTCCactcccttcttctctcacGACTCGCGCAACTTTTGCTCATCAGTATCATCGCTGTAATATATCAGGATACAGAATACAGAATGGCATCAGAGAATGGAGGAGTTCTTCACTGGGGAACGAGCGACAGGAAAGAGAAACGAAAACCTTCCCGCCGCGACCCAGAGAAAAGACGGCAACAGAATGCCCAAGCGCAACGTAAATACCGTAAGGCACTCTTATCTGACAGTGGCACAGATACTCATCATTTGTTAGGAGAAAAGCTGCGTAAGCGCTTGGATCAACTTGAAGCCATTGCAGCATCTGGTGCGCCAGCCTTTTCGACTCAAGGTACACCAGCTACGGCTACACGCCCGCCTGAAGGTGCCACCGGGGATAGCTCATCCTGCGCGCTGCTGGATTCCAGTATAATAAAATTCCCAGCATATGGTATCTTAGATATACCTGTTTCAAGTTCATCGGCAGTAATTCCAGAGGAATGCCAATTTCCTCAGGAGTTAGAAAACAGCCTGTCGGCATTGTCCCCGTGGGACCTGGCAACAGATCCGCAATCAAACGACGATCATTCATGGCTGCGCGTCTGGGACTCTACAAAATTTGTCCATCCGTCACTTCTCATCTGCGACATAAAGAAGGACAGCCATTGTCCATACTGGACTGCCACCGTCAGTTGCGGCTGCTCCACACCACATGTGCAGATACGGACGCAGGGCCCTGACCCTTCTTGCTATGGTGATATCAAAATCCTCTCAATTGAACCAGGTGCACCCGCCGCAGATCCATGCGCTAGCCAGCTGCGCATCGAAACGGTCTGCACTATATCTGCCCTGCACGCTATTGGGACGCATGTTGGCATTACCGAGGAGCTGATCTGTGCCGACGACTCTCTCTCTCCGTTCTTCCGGTTCACCGTGGACTCGGCGGACGATACAGCCAAGAACGACATGATTTGCGCCGTGCAGAGAATATTCACGACCCTGAAACCGGATTTGAGACCCACCAAGGAACAAATCACCATCAGGCATCATCCCTTCATCGATATTCTGCCATCTCCGACACTGCGTAAAAACCTTATCAAACACCAGGACGAGTTAGATGAGGACGAGTTCTTCCATGACATGTTGATCGGCCTAGTGTGTTGGGGCGGTGCGGGTGTTGGGAGGAGAGATCGGAATCTGTCCACCAGTTATGCTTCGACAGGTACGCCGTGGGACGTCCGCAGCTGGGAGGCAAGAGATTGGTTTATCAAGAAGTACTGGAGATTGCTAGGTGGTGAAGACGGAGAGCTCGTTCGGCAGAGTGAATGGTGGCGCAGTATCCGAGGGGAAGACTCGCTGGACGTGGAAGCCAGGCAAGTCACTGAAGCAACATGA
- a CDS encoding NACHT domain protein yields MAAPQPLIQNAFQAAMHEFKTNLNTDELYTKLLAVSSIDEVYDLTDKLQADQGRKGRLRHLAKIEPFLNRLREYTGTIDTFVQAYPEIMGLIWGPIKLLLQWSSALTQSFDAIVNTTADIGLLLPEFQEVVVLFSDNNRIYDVLVLFFKDILDFYLIGLKFFTMPRWKYFFEALWPRKKEHISLVKTHIERHALLMRNEVRLEHIREEHDTRLKAFEHFKNAEKSHRLQQFYAIKADMSPRMYDDKLNWYHSRVCEGTITWLFRDDVIKDWFDVSNGTSKVVWLQGIPGAGKTFLAGAMVDKAHAIGHTAFVFLSHAFSSTTSALGVLHSLLFQLASQHEDLQDVLCHLTNEQIKSNITVAVDTLKTVLECAGPAFLIIDGLDEIEEIERGVLLKQLLRLSHECHETRIFVSSRREEDITAILEARSEMIRVDGRNEESIQVFVDYQLKQIFQSSRFPPQIQDEIQRSLAPLASKAKDDVAEICEDLSVLPEDLDDAYSRVLVRINKLRPPSARDKARRILAWVGCSPTPLTVQEIEQALMIKPGSLELERKVIASPNLNRLCGPIIEIIDGYIQFVHFTVKEYVS; encoded by the exons ATGGCTGCACCACAACCCCTCATCCAGAACGCATTCCAGGCCGCCATGCATGAATTCAAAACTAATCTCAACACCGATGAGCTCTACACCAAGCTGCTTGCAGTCTCCTCCATCGACGAGGTCTACGACCTGACCGATAAACTTCAAGCAGATCAGGGCAGAAAAGGGCGCCTCCGTCATCTAGCCAAGATCGAGCCTTTCCTTAACCGTCTCCGGGAATATACTGGCACCATTGATACTTTTGTGCAGGCATATCCGGAAATCATGGGATTGATATGGGGTCCGATtaagctgctgctgcagtgGAGTAGTGCGCTGACGCAGTCGTTTGACGCCATTGTGAACACGACAGCGGATATCGGATTGTTGTTGCCGGAGTTTCAGGAAGTGGTCGTTTTATTCTCGGACAATAATAGGATCTATGATGTTCTGGTTTTGTTtttcaaggatatcctagACTTTTATCTAATTGGTTTGAAATTTTTCACGATGCCGC GCTGGAAATACTTTTTTGAGGCCTTGTGGCCGCGGAAGAAGGAGCACATTAGTCTGGTGAAGACGCACATTGAACGGCACGCTCTGCTGATGCGGAACGAAGTGAGGCTGGAGCATATCCGAGAGGAGCATGATACTCGCTTGAAAGCCTTTGAACATTTCAAGAATGCCGAAAAATCTCACCGATTGCAGCAGTTTTACGCTATCAAAGCGGACATGAGTCCGAGGATGTATGATGATAAGCTCAACTGGTACCATAGCCGAGTCTGTGAAGGTACAATAACTTGGTTGTTTCGAGATGATGTAATAAAGGATTGGTTCGATGTCAGTAATGGCACTTCAAAGGTCGTCTGGCTTCAAGGAATTCCAGGTGCAG GAAAGACATTTCTTGCTGGTGCCATGGTGGACAAGGCGCATGCTATCGGTCATACtgccttcgtcttcctcagtCATGCTTTCAGCAGCACGACATCGGCCCTAGGTGTTCTGCACTCGCTTCTGTTTCAACTGGCCTCGCAGCACGAAGATCTCCAAGATGTACTCTGTCACTTAACCAATGAACAAATCAAAAGCAATATTACCGTGGCGGTGGATACACTCAAGACGGTTCTGGAGTGTGCCGGGCCGGCCTTTCTAATCATTGATGGTttggacgagatcgaggagatcgagcGCGGAGTGCTCTTGAAGCAACTTCTGCGTCTGTCTCACGAATGCCATGAGACCCGTATATTTGTCAGCAGTAGACGGGAGGAGGACATCACGGCAATTCTGGAGGCCAGATCAGAAATGATCCGGGTTGATGGGAGAAATGAGGAAAGCATCCAAGTCTTTGTCGACTATCAGCTGAAGCAGATTTTCCAAAGTAGCAGGTTTCCTCCTCAGATTCAGGATGAAATACAGCGCTCTTTGGCACCGCTTGCATCCAAAGCCAAAG ACGATGTGGCCGAAATTTGCGAAGATTTGAGCGTTCTGCCAGAAGATCTGGATGATGC TTATTCCCGAGTGCTTGTACGAATCAACAAACTGCGACCACCATCAGCCCGCGACAAGGCCAGAAGAATACTGGCCTGGGTGGGTTGCTCGCCGACACCGCTAACCGTCCAGGAGATCGAGCAAGCACTGATGATAAAACCTGGAAGCCTTGAATTGGAGAGGAAAGTGATCGCCAGCCCAAACCTTAACCGACTCTGCGGACCCATTATCGAAATAATTGATGGATATATTCAGTTTGTACACTTCACAGTCAAAGAGTATGTATCGTGA
- a CDS encoding cupin domain-containing protein has translation MSTNPGQISPLAGITRYITTHNPSGQAIIHSEQPVIWGSYEGGALGMGVAYTTSEFPANLNNEVDIKTHEKLMEKNTLGLVNPGGTVCRFVDFKPGGEPFMHRTQSLDYGIVLQGEIEMILDSGEKRTLKAGDIAVQRGTKHAWRNPGEVEWSRMVFILQDIQPIVIGGLCWRRMSVGRTRSSLARVIDRCVMSFF, from the coding sequence ATGTCTACCAACCCAGGCCAAATCTCCCCCCTTGCGGGAATAACCCGCTACATCACCACCCACAACCCCTCGGGCCaagccatcatccactcGGAACAGCCCGTCATCTGGGGCTCCTACGAGGGCGGCGCGCTAGGCATGGGGGTCGCCTACACGACCTCCGAATTCCCCGCCAACCTAAACAACGAGGTGGACATCAAGACCCACGAGAAACTCATGGAGAAGAACACCTTGGGCCTGGTGAACCCTGGCGGGACGGTGTGTCGGTTTGTCGATTTTAAGCCCGGTGGAGAGCCGTTCATGCATCGCACGCAGAGCCTGGACTACGGGATTGTGCTGCAGGGAGAGATTGAGATGATTCTGGATTCGGGGGAGAAGAGGACGTTGAAGGCGGGGGATATTGCTGTGCAGCGGGGAACGAAGCATGCATGGAGGAATCCGGGCGAGGTGGAGTGGTCGCGGATGGTCTTTATCTTGCAGGACATTCAGCCGATAGTGATTGGGGGGttgtgctggaggaggatgtcAGTGGGTCGGACGAGATCAAGCCTAGCCAGGGTGATTGACCGGTGTGTCATGTCTTTTTTCTAG
- a CDS encoding zinc-dependent alcohol dehydrogenase family protein, which yields MAPSVKQWKSNLKGLDSLQQAEAPMPAPGQGEVLVEIHAVSLNYRDTEVVMGEYTHHKATQGVETIVVPCSDMSGVVIQVGEGVTAWKAGDRVLSTFLPDHQTGQVTEKELARGLGLPLDGVLATHRVFPEYALVRAPSYMTHEEASTLPIASVTAWMSINGMRPMGQNGGEGQYVLLLGTGGVSIAGLQIAKASGAKVIITSSSDEKLEQAKKLGADYTINYRTNPNWNEEVMRVTNNHGADIILETGGSETLSKTFDCVAFGGLIDCIGYTSGKQQNPNDTLNMNVLTLRKNLTIKGIINGPKDRFEEMVQFYEKHQIHPVVNRIFPFEESKEAFKFLASGAHFGKVVIKVKD from the exons ATGGCACCATCTGTCAAGCAATGGAAGAGCAACCTGAAAGGCCTTGACAGCCTGCAGCAGGCCGAGGCTCCCATGCCCGCACCCGGACAAGGGGAAGTCCTCGTGGAGATCCATGCTGTTTCTCTAAATTATCGCGATACCGAAG TCGTAATGGGCGAGTACACCCACCACAAAGCAACCCAGGGTGTCGAAACCATCGTCGTCCCCTGCAGCGACATGAGCGGCGTGGTCATTCAGGTAGGCGAGGGCGTAACTGCCTGGAAAGCCGGCGATCGCGTCCTGTCGACCTTCCTCCCGGATCACCAGACTGGACAAGTGACCGAAAAAGAATTAGCACGCGGTCTGGGCTTGCCACTGGATGGTGTGTTGGCGACACATCGTGTGTTCCCCGAGTACGCTCTGGTTCGGGCTCCCAGTTATATGACGCACGAGGAGGCTAGTACACTTCCCATTGCGAGTGTGACGGCGTGGATGTCTATCAATGGCATGCGGCCGATGGGTCAGAATGGAGGAGAGGGTCAATATGTCCTGTTGCTGGGGACGGGCGGGGTCTCGATTGCGGGTTTGCAGATTGCCAAGGCATCCGGCGCGAAAG TTATCATCACGTCTTCATCCgacgagaagctggagcaagcGAAGAAGCTCGGAGCCGACTATACCATCAACTACCGCACGAACCCCAACTGGAACGAGGAAGTGATGCGGGTGACGAACAACCACGGCGCagacatcatcctcgaaaCCGGCGGCTCGGAGACCCTGAGCAAGACCTTTGACTGCGTCGCCTTTGGTGGATTGATCGATTGCATCGGCTACACATCCGGGAAGCAGCAGAATCCGAACGACACTCTCAACATGAATGTGCTCACACTGCGCAAGAACCTGACGATCAAGGGAATCATCAACGGTCCCAAGGACCGCttcgaggagatggtgcAGTTCTACGAGAAGCACCAGATTCACCCCGTTGTCAACCGGATATTCCCCTTCGAAGAGTCCAAAGAGGCGTTCAAGTTCCTGGCAAGCGGAGCTCATTTCGGCAAGGTCGTGATTAAGGTGAAGGACTAA